One region of Polynucleobacter sp. MWH-Aus1W21 genomic DNA includes:
- a CDS encoding outer membrane protein assembly factor BamD, with translation MRRNLGNMPITLLLALLFALTLLSGCAGSDGNKDDTDIWSEAKLYSEGTDKLNDGDFAKCGKYFEKLEARFPFGPYSQQAQINAAYCYWKAQEQTQALVAIDRFIKLHQGSPNLDYAYYLKGLITFNDDLGWLGKFTGQDLSERDPKAAKEAFESFKVVVERFPNSKYAPDALDRMRYIVNSLAEADVIVARFYYQRGAYLAAANRAQLVIRDYDRAPAVEEALYILTKSYEKLGMTQLSNDSARVFKLNFPDSDMMTTGQRVKNERRWWQIWNK, from the coding sequence ATGCGTCGTAACCTAGGCAACATGCCAATCACCCTCCTTTTGGCTTTGCTTTTCGCCTTGACCCTCTTGAGTGGTTGCGCAGGTAGTGACGGCAATAAAGACGATACCGATATTTGGTCAGAAGCAAAACTATATTCAGAAGGCACTGATAAGTTAAACGACGGTGACTTTGCTAAGTGCGGAAAATACTTTGAAAAGCTTGAGGCTCGCTTTCCATTCGGCCCATATTCTCAACAAGCACAAATTAATGCGGCTTATTGTTATTGGAAGGCCCAGGAGCAAACTCAAGCACTGGTAGCTATTGATCGCTTTATTAAATTGCACCAAGGCAGCCCAAATCTCGACTACGCTTATTACTTAAAAGGCCTCATCACTTTTAATGACGATTTAGGGTGGCTAGGGAAATTTACCGGTCAAGATTTAAGCGAGCGCGATCCCAAAGCTGCTAAAGAAGCATTTGAATCTTTCAAGGTAGTTGTTGAGCGTTTCCCTAATAGTAAATATGCGCCAGATGCTTTAGATCGCATGCGATATATCGTTAACTCACTGGCTGAAGCCGATGTCATCGTAGCGCGCTTTTACTATCAGCGTGGCGCTTATTTGGCTGCTGCGAATCGCGCTCAATTAGTCATTCGAGATTATGACCGCGCACCCGCCGTTGAAGAGGCACTTTACATTCTGACCAAGTCATACGAAAAGCTTGGCATGACCCAATTAAGTAATGACTCTGCGCGTGTATTTAAACTCAACTTCCCTGATAGCGACATGATGACAACTGGTCAACGCGTTAAAAATGAGCGTAGATGGTGGCAGATCTGGAATAAGTAA
- the pgeF gene encoding peptidoglycan editing factor PgeF → MSLINPQWQAPASVKTQVSTRTGGISAPPYDSLNLGDHVGDHLEKVLANRAIFTKTLPNNPLWLKQTHSTVVSTPETRRAKSVDVIDADASVTNLANEVLVIMTADCLPALFTNSKGTVVGAAHAGWRGLYAGVLESTVAEMLRLSKESSASDLQVWLGPAIGPESFEVGEDVVKAFRDSELPFSESAFKPIAGKPGKFLADIYRLARDRLHACGVTSIFGGEYCTVRDGEQFFSYRRDGETGRFASAIWIAK, encoded by the coding sequence ATGAGTTTGATAAATCCTCAGTGGCAAGCCCCAGCTTCTGTAAAAACGCAAGTTAGTACGCGAACTGGTGGGATAAGTGCACCCCCTTATGATTCTTTAAACTTGGGCGATCATGTCGGCGACCATCTTGAAAAGGTATTGGCAAATAGAGCGATCTTCACCAAGACCTTGCCTAATAATCCTTTGTGGCTTAAGCAAACACATAGCACGGTAGTAAGCACCCCTGAAACACGTAGAGCAAAATCAGTTGATGTGATCGATGCTGATGCATCAGTCACCAATCTCGCGAATGAAGTCCTAGTGATCATGACTGCGGATTGTTTGCCAGCGTTGTTTACCAATTCAAAAGGAACTGTTGTTGGTGCGGCACATGCAGGCTGGAGGGGACTTTACGCTGGAGTTTTGGAGAGCACCGTCGCTGAAATGCTGCGCCTATCTAAAGAAAGCTCGGCATCTGATTTGCAAGTCTGGCTGGGGCCTGCAATAGGACCAGAGTCATTTGAAGTGGGCGAGGATGTTGTAAAAGCATTTAGAGATTCTGAATTACCTTTCTCGGAGAGCGCATTTAAGCCTATTGCTGGTAAACCTGGAAAATTTTTAGCTGATATTTATCGTTTGGCTAGAGATCGTCTGCATGCCTGTGGAGTGACATCAATATTTGGTGGTGAATACTGCACTGTGAGAGACGGTGAGCAGTTTTTTTCCTACAGGCGTGATGGTGAAACAGGTAGATTTGCTTCGGCTATCTGGATTGCAAAATAA
- a CDS encoding 3-ketoacyl-ACP reductase, producing the protein MSQKVAYVTGGMGGIGTAICQRLAKDGFKVIAGCGPNSPRKDRWLGEQKALGYDFIASEGNVSDWESTVAAFEKVKAEVGRVDVLVNNAGITRDSVFRKMTPDAWKAVIDTNLNSLFNVTKQVIDGMVDNNWGRIINISSVNGQKGQFGQCNYSTAKAGLHGFTMALAQEVATKGVTVNTVSPGYIGTDMVKAIREDVLEKIVSGIPVKRLGTPDEIASICCWIASEDGGYATGADFSLNGGIHTG; encoded by the coding sequence ATGTCTCAAAAAGTCGCATATGTAACTGGTGGTATGGGTGGTATTGGTACCGCTATTTGTCAACGTCTTGCTAAAGATGGTTTTAAGGTAATCGCAGGTTGCGGCCCAAATTCACCACGTAAAGATCGTTGGCTAGGAGAGCAAAAAGCTCTAGGCTACGACTTCATTGCTTCAGAGGGTAATGTTTCTGATTGGGAGAGTACGGTTGCCGCTTTTGAAAAGGTAAAAGCTGAAGTGGGTCGCGTAGATGTTTTGGTGAATAACGCCGGCATCACCCGTGACAGCGTATTCCGTAAGATGACTCCAGATGCATGGAAAGCAGTTATTGATACAAACCTCAACTCCTTATTTAATGTTACTAAGCAAGTTATAGATGGCATGGTTGATAACAATTGGGGCCGCATTATTAATATTTCTTCTGTAAACGGTCAAAAAGGTCAGTTTGGTCAATGTAACTATTCGACAGCAAAAGCGGGTTTGCATGGCTTTACGATGGCTTTAGCGCAAGAAGTGGCTACCAAGGGGGTGACTGTAAATACGGTATCCCCAGGCTATATCGGAACAGATATGGTGAAGGCAATCCGCGAAGATGTTTTGGAGAAGATTGTTTCTGGTATTCCTGTGAAGCGTTTGGGCACTCCTGATGAAATCGCTTCAATCTGCTGCTGGATTGCATCTGAAGATGGTGGTTACGCTACAGGTGCTGACTTCTCATTAAACGGTGGTATTCATACAGGCTAA
- a CDS encoding RluA family pseudouridine synthase, producing the protein MALPQTPESNPIDYIDDEDFISLEISTEMAGERLDKVLASFLPDYSRNRLKAWVEAGAVMVDGRVTKARYLLRGGESIKVFPQEMPEQFAFSPDNIPLDVVYEDEDIIVVNKPPGLVVHPAAGNWSGTLLNGLLFHYPELKMLPRAGIVHRLDKDTSGLMVVARTSLAQTSLVRQLQDRTVGRRYLAWVWGDAPSQGKVLASVGRDQRDRLKMAAGSPQGKPAATLFRRLAKGLVKEAAVTLLECRLETGRTHQIRVHLESLGFPLVGDPVYRKKTPGIAKDIQFSRQALHAFALSLQHPVKNELMTWFRLPPQDILDLLPQLEMGEEVLPKEAVVLASIQNESEA; encoded by the coding sequence GTGGCATTGCCGCAAACTCCTGAATCGAATCCCATTGATTATATCGATGATGAGGATTTCATCTCCCTAGAAATATCTACGGAGATGGCTGGCGAACGCCTAGATAAGGTGTTGGCGAGCTTTTTGCCTGATTATTCGCGTAATCGTCTAAAAGCTTGGGTTGAGGCTGGGGCGGTAATGGTGGATGGAAGGGTTACCAAAGCCCGCTATCTACTTAGGGGTGGTGAGAGTATTAAGGTGTTTCCGCAGGAAATGCCCGAGCAATTTGCATTTAGTCCTGATAACATCCCTTTAGATGTGGTTTATGAGGATGAAGACATCATTGTGGTCAATAAACCACCTGGTTTAGTGGTCCACCCAGCTGCTGGCAACTGGTCTGGCACTTTGCTAAATGGGCTTCTTTTTCACTATCCTGAATTAAAGATGCTTCCCAGAGCAGGGATTGTCCATCGCCTAGATAAAGACACCTCAGGTCTGATGGTCGTAGCAAGAACTTCTCTAGCGCAAACCTCCTTAGTTCGCCAATTACAAGATAGAACAGTAGGGCGTCGCTATTTAGCGTGGGTTTGGGGGGATGCACCAAGTCAAGGAAAGGTTTTGGCTTCCGTTGGTCGTGATCAGCGCGATCGCCTCAAAATGGCTGCAGGCAGCCCCCAAGGTAAGCCTGCCGCTACTTTGTTTCGTCGTTTAGCCAAAGGGCTTGTCAAAGAGGCTGCAGTAACCCTACTAGAGTGTCGCCTAGAAACTGGGCGTACTCATCAAATTCGGGTTCATCTGGAATCACTAGGCTTTCCATTAGTGGGCGATCCTGTCTATCGCAAAAAGACACCAGGGATAGCAAAAGATATTCAATTTAGTCGCCAAGCCTTGCATGCTTTTGCATTAAGTCTTCAGCATCCAGTGAAAAACGAATTGATGACTTGGTTCCGACTTCCTCCGCAGGACATATTAGATTTGTTGCCTCAATTAGAGATGGGCGAGGAAGTCCTGCCCAAAGAGGCTGTGGTCCTAGCCTCCATACAAAATGAATCGGAAGCATGA
- the phaC gene encoding class I poly(R)-hydroxyalkanoic acid synthase has product MFAGMNTGATPSLAPHHMALIPPERLSEIQKEYFTELAHIATNPEAIEVKDRRFAGKAWHSSWSKVIAATYLLNSKHLMALAKAVETDEKSKQKILFTTEQMIDALSPSNFIATNPEVLESIISSQGQSIQKGIVNLLGDMKKGKVSQTDESAFEVGKNIATTEGHVVFRNDLFELIQYTPLTEQVFERPYLMVPPCINKYYILDLQPDNSVVRHMVSQGHTVFLVSWKNPDASMAEVSWDDYVGKGVIKAIEVVKDIGDTKQINVLGFCVGGTLTTSALAVLAARDEHPAASLTLFTTLLDFTNTGILDVFIDEGMVEMRENTIGGKGGKYGMMSGLDLGNTFSFLRPNDLVWNYVVENYLKGNSPPPFDLLYWNGDSTNLPGAMYCWYLRHTYLQNDLVKPGKVKICGEKIDLGKIKCPAYLYASQEDHIVPWQSAYESTHILQGKNRFVLGASGHIAGVINPPAKNKRYYFENNKLSPTAAEWLEGAKQIPGSWWPDYTKWLEQFGGEKKAASTTFGNAKYKKMEAAPGVYVKEKATPEITN; this is encoded by the coding sequence ATGTTTGCAGGCATGAATACCGGTGCAACGCCATCTTTGGCGCCGCATCATATGGCGCTAATTCCGCCAGAGCGTTTATCTGAAATCCAAAAAGAATATTTCACAGAGCTAGCGCACATCGCTACCAATCCTGAAGCGATTGAAGTTAAAGATCGTCGTTTCGCAGGAAAGGCATGGCATTCCTCATGGAGCAAAGTCATTGCTGCAACTTACTTGCTGAACTCTAAGCATTTAATGGCTTTAGCTAAAGCTGTGGAAACAGACGAAAAGTCCAAACAGAAAATTCTGTTCACAACTGAGCAGATGATTGATGCGCTTTCACCATCCAACTTTATCGCAACCAACCCAGAAGTTTTGGAGAGCATCATTAGCTCTCAAGGTCAGTCCATTCAAAAAGGGATTGTGAACTTATTGGGAGATATGAAAAAAGGCAAGGTCTCTCAAACAGATGAGTCTGCCTTCGAGGTTGGAAAAAATATTGCCACAACCGAAGGTCATGTGGTGTTCCGCAATGATCTTTTTGAATTAATTCAATACACGCCATTAACCGAGCAAGTATTTGAGCGTCCTTATTTAATGGTGCCACCATGCATCAATAAATACTACATTCTGGATTTGCAACCAGACAACTCTGTAGTTCGACATATGGTGAGCCAAGGTCACACCGTATTTTTGGTTTCTTGGAAAAATCCAGATGCCTCTATGGCTGAGGTCAGCTGGGATGACTATGTTGGTAAGGGCGTTATTAAAGCGATTGAGGTTGTTAAAGATATTGGCGACACCAAGCAAATCAATGTCTTGGGATTCTGCGTTGGTGGCACTTTAACCACCTCCGCATTGGCGGTGTTAGCGGCTCGCGATGAGCATCCGGCTGCTAGCTTGACCCTATTTACTACCTTATTAGATTTCACCAATACCGGCATTCTGGATGTCTTTATTGATGAAGGCATGGTCGAGATGCGTGAGAACACCATCGGCGGCAAGGGCGGCAAGTACGGCATGATGTCCGGCTTAGACCTCGGTAATACCTTTTCTTTCTTGCGTCCCAATGATTTGGTTTGGAATTACGTTGTGGAGAACTATCTCAAAGGTAATTCGCCTCCGCCATTTGATTTGCTTTATTGGAATGGCGATTCAACGAACTTACCTGGTGCAATGTATTGCTGGTATTTGCGTCACACTTATTTGCAAAATGATTTGGTTAAACCAGGCAAAGTCAAAATTTGTGGCGAAAAGATTGATCTCGGCAAGATTAAATGCCCGGCATATTTATATGCTTCACAAGAGGACCACATCGTTCCTTGGCAATCCGCTTATGAATCCACTCATATTCTTCAAGGTAAAAACCGTTTTGTCTTGGGCGCCTCTGGACACATTGCAGGCGTGATCAATCCGCCAGCAAAGAATAAGCGCTACTACTTTGAAAACAATAAGCTTTCCCCAACCGCAGCTGAATGGCTGGAGGGCGCCAAACAAATTCCTGGAAGTTGGTGGCCTGATTACACCAAATGGCTTGAGCAATTTGGTGGCGAGAAAAAGGCAGCAAGTACTACCTTTGGTAATGCCAAGTACAAAAAAATGGAAGCAGCACCTGGTGTGTATGTCAAAGAAAAAGCAACACCAGAAATCACAAACTAA
- the alr gene encoding alanine racemase produces MNRPILASIHTAAFQHNLNRVRELAPESKIWSVIKARAYGHCFDAALKGLASTDGFALLDIQDAAWLRQHGWKGRILLLEGFFHENELSLAEELACDLVVHCEAQVEWLERFKAKNHKPFNVFLKMNSGMNRLGFKPDAYIMAFHRLHGAGYHMHHMTHFANADQVDQSPTVGAQQELFNQTIEGLEGSTSLANSAAILWHRNALGDWVRPGVMLYGASPTGLHADIEHANLQAVMQLHSEIIDIQDLQKGDRIGYGGRYESTEAMRVGIVACGYADGYPRHAKDGTPVWVAQGEEGVVCPLVGRVSMDMLTIDLRKAPNANIGTAVQLWGDKVPVDNVAYMSDTIGYELLCALAPRVPVAIK; encoded by the coding sequence ATTAATAGACCAATTTTGGCATCTATTCATACTGCCGCCTTTCAGCATAATTTAAACCGAGTTCGAGAATTGGCGCCAGAGTCCAAGATCTGGTCGGTTATTAAGGCTCGAGCCTACGGCCATTGCTTTGATGCTGCCCTTAAGGGCCTTGCCTCTACAGATGGCTTTGCCTTATTGGATATTCAGGATGCAGCATGGCTGCGTCAACATGGCTGGAAGGGCCGAATACTGCTTTTAGAAGGTTTTTTTCATGAAAATGAGCTCAGCCTTGCAGAGGAGTTGGCTTGTGATTTAGTGGTTCATTGCGAAGCCCAAGTAGAGTGGCTTGAGCGTTTTAAAGCCAAAAACCATAAGCCATTTAATGTCTTTCTCAAAATGAATTCCGGCATGAACCGTTTGGGGTTTAAGCCTGATGCTTACATAATGGCATTTCACCGTTTACATGGTGCTGGCTATCACATGCACCATATGACGCATTTTGCTAATGCGGATCAAGTTGATCAATCTCCGACAGTTGGTGCTCAGCAAGAGTTGTTTAACCAAACTATTGAAGGGCTAGAAGGCTCAACTTCACTAGCCAATTCAGCGGCTATTTTGTGGCACCGAAATGCATTGGGTGATTGGGTTCGTCCTGGTGTCATGCTTTATGGCGCCTCACCAACAGGGCTGCATGCTGATATTGAACATGCGAATCTGCAAGCGGTAATGCAATTACACAGTGAAATTATTGATATTCAGGACCTTCAGAAAGGTGATCGCATTGGTTATGGTGGTCGCTATGAATCTACAGAAGCTATGCGTGTAGGTATCGTTGCTTGTGGCTATGCGGATGGTTATCCACGGCACGCCAAAGACGGTACGCCTGTTTGGGTTGCTCAAGGCGAGGAGGGTGTAGTTTGCCCTTTAGTGGGAAGGGTGTCGATGGATATGTTGACGATCGATTTGCGCAAAGCGCCTAATGCAAACATTGGTACCGCTGTTCAGCTGTGGGGTGACAAAGTACCAGTAGATAATGTTGCGTACATGAGCGACACGATTGGTTATGAATTGCTCTGTGCGCTAGCCCCTAGAGTGCCTGTAGCCATCAAATAA
- the phaR gene encoding polyhydroxyalkanoate synthesis repressor PhaR, whose protein sequence is MVTRAKRAGEDRLIKKYPNRRLYDTQTSTYVTLSDIKSLVMGNEVFKVVDAKTEEDLTRNILLQIILEEEAGGAPVFSSQMLSQIIRFYGNSMQGLMGNYLEKTMQSFVDIHNKLGDQTKGLGAGSTPEAWSQMMNLQNPLMQGLMGNYMEQSKDLFIKMQEQMQGSQNIFGNFPFTPQPNKTEKE, encoded by the coding sequence ATGGTAACCCGTGCAAAACGAGCAGGCGAAGATCGGCTCATCAAGAAATACCCAAATCGTCGTCTCTACGATACCCAGACAAGCACCTATGTCACGCTGTCAGATATCAAGAGCTTGGTAATGGGAAATGAAGTCTTTAAAGTTGTTGATGCCAAAACTGAAGAAGACTTAACGCGCAATATTTTGTTGCAAATTATTCTTGAGGAAGAGGCGGGTGGAGCACCTGTGTTCTCTTCACAAATGCTTTCCCAAATTATTCGCTTCTACGGAAACTCCATGCAGGGCTTGATGGGTAATTACCTTGAGAAGACTATGCAGTCATTTGTGGATATCCACAATAAGCTTGGTGATCAAACCAAAGGTTTGGGCGCTGGTAGCACTCCAGAAGCATGGTCTCAAATGATGAATTTGCAGAATCCACTCATGCAAGGTTTGATGGGAAACTATATGGAGCAAAGCAAGGACCTCTTCATTAAGATGCAAGAGCAGATGCAGGGCTCGCAAAATATTTTTGGGAATTTTCCATTTACGCCACAGCCTAACAAAACTGAAAAAGAATAG